The following are encoded in a window of Bacteroidia bacterium genomic DNA:
- a CDS encoding 4Fe-4S binding protein — translation MTGLTYIKNVTTLELDAEKCTGCSMCAIVCPHNVFEIKNKKSKILDKDLCMECGACQKNCPENAIKVQTGVGCAAGIIIGFIKGTEPDCSCGEGSSCC, via the coding sequence ATATATAAAAAACGTCACAACACTTGAGCTTGATGCGGAAAAATGCACTGGTTGCTCGATGTGTGCTATTGTTTGCCCTCATAATGTTTTTGAGATTAAGAACAAAAAATCAAAAATTCTTGATAAAGATTTATGTATGGAATGTGGAGCTTGTCAGAAAAATTGCCCAGAAAATGCCATTAAAGTTCAAACAGGTGTAGGATGTGCCGCAGGCATTATAATTGGTTTTATTAAAGGAACCGAACCTGACTGTAGTTGCGGAGAAGGTTCTTCATGCTGCTAA
- the ychF gene encoding redox-regulated ATPase YchF, translated as MALQCGIIGITGSGKTTIFNCISNNKASTESFSNKPNVGVIQVPDNRLYELDKLEHSEKIVHATVAIVDIPGLVRGAGNNESSGNRLLTEIRNTDALLHVVRCFDDPTIPHPDITVNPIRDIENIELELQARDLESVEKKILRLEKNLKAGDKDAKRGIEIMQLYKEHLESFKPARTIDLPEHDKRHADDVFLLSAKKVIYVANVDSASAVNGNSFSKAMAEYLSEQSAEVLIIAGKLESEIAELESDDDRKMFLEDAGLLEPGVNKLVRAAYESLNLLTFFTVGVKEIRAWTIKKGMTAPNAAGVIHSDLERGFIRAEVMKYIDYTTLKTEQACKEKGKLFIEGKNYIVEDGDILNIRFNV; from the coding sequence ATGGCTTTACAATGTGGAATTATCGGAATAACTGGTTCTGGAAAAACAACTATTTTTAATTGTATCTCAAATAATAAAGCTTCAACTGAATCATTCTCAAATAAACCAAATGTTGGTGTTATTCAGGTTCCCGATAATAGATTGTATGAGTTAGATAAATTAGAACATTCAGAAAAGATTGTTCATGCAACAGTTGCTATTGTTGATATTCCCGGTTTAGTTAGAGGTGCGGGAAATAACGAAAGTTCAGGTAATAGGTTATTGACAGAAATAAGAAATACAGATGCGTTATTACACGTTGTTAGATGTTTTGACGATCCTACAATTCCGCATCCTGACATTACAGTAAATCCTATTAGAGATATAGAAAATATTGAGCTTGAACTTCAGGCTCGTGATTTGGAATCAGTAGAAAAAAAGATTTTACGACTTGAGAAAAATTTAAAAGCCGGGGATAAAGATGCAAAACGAGGAATTGAAATAATGCAGCTTTATAAAGAGCATCTGGAATCTTTTAAACCAGCACGAACAATAGATTTGCCAGAGCATGATAAACGACATGCTGATGATGTTTTTCTTTTATCGGCAAAGAAAGTTATTTATGTTGCTAATGTTGACTCTGCATCAGCTGTAAATGGTAATAGTTTTTCAAAAGCAATGGCTGAATATCTTTCAGAACAAAGTGCCGAAGTATTAATAATTGCAGGTAAGTTAGAATCTGAAATTGCTGAATTGGAAAGTGATGATGATCGTAAAATGTTTTTGGAAGATGCCGGATTATTAGAGCCCGGTGTTAACAAGCTGGTTCGTGCAGCTTACGAGTCATTAAATTTACTTACATTTTTTACAGTAGGAGTAAAAGAAATTCGTGCGTGGACTATTAAAAAGGGTATGACTGCACCAAATGCAGCAGGAGTAATTCATAGCGATTTAGAGCGTGGATTTATTCGTGCCGAGGTAATGAAATATATAGATTATACAACACTTAAAACCGAACAGGCTTGTAAAGAAAAAGGTAAATTATTTATAGAAGGCAAAAATTATATTGTTGAAGATGGTGATATTTTGAATATCAGATTTAACGTATAA
- a CDS encoding CPBP family intramembrane metalloprotease: MIKGILYRLSPGAKFAVSLLIIVTCFFLLYFIGIVISITVFKWNILQNPALLSDFSNPQTIQVLKFLQLIQSIGIFLLPPLIIGYLCYPSLTEFLRLKRKPSLITFALTLLAGIFFLPFSNWLAYINSYLELPAFMSWVEQWMRSSEASAAKLTEAFLNVNDTTGLLYNIVLIAVLPAIGEELLFRGLLQRIFTQWSKSSHWGIWISAFIFSAIHLQFFGFLPRFFLGVFFGYLLEITGSLWIPILAHFINNFTGVLLSYFIANHTIPEKSNDFGMTSGTWIYGILGGILGCLMLWLVIRKENRVL; encoded by the coding sequence ATGATAAAAGGAATATTATATCGTCTATCACCGGGAGCAAAATTTGCAGTTTCATTATTAATAATTGTTACCTGCTTCTTTTTACTGTATTTTATTGGAATAGTAATTTCAATAACTGTTTTTAAATGGAATATACTACAAAACCCTGCTCTTTTATCTGATTTTTCTAATCCTCAAACTATTCAGGTACTAAAATTTTTGCAGCTAATTCAGAGTATAGGAATATTTTTACTCCCCCCATTAATTATAGGTTATCTCTGTTATCCATCATTAACTGAATTTTTGCGTTTAAAACGCAAACCTTCATTAATAACATTTGCATTAACTTTATTAGCAGGAATATTCTTTCTTCCATTTTCTAACTGGCTTGCTTATATAAATTCTTATCTTGAATTACCTGCATTTATGAGCTGGGTAGAACAATGGATGAGGAGTTCTGAGGCATCTGCAGCAAAGCTAACCGAGGCCTTTTTAAATGTAAATGACACCACCGGACTATTATATAATATTGTTTTAATTGCTGTATTACCTGCAATTGGTGAAGAGTTATTATTCAGAGGATTGTTACAAAGAATTTTCACACAGTGGTCAAAAAGTTCGCATTGGGGAATCTGGATTTCTGCATTTATTTTTTCAGCAATACACTTACAGTTTTTCGGATTTTTACCTAGATTTTTTCTTGGAGTATTCTTCGGATATTTATTAGAAATAACAGGCAGCCTATGGATTCCTATTTTAGCACATTTTATTAATAACTTTACTGGTGTATTGTTATCATATTTTATAGCAAATCATACAATACCTGAAAAATCTAATGATTTTGGTATGACATCGGGAACATGGATATACGGAATTTTAGGAGGAATACTTGGATGCCTAATGCTTTGGCTAGTTATTCGTAAAGAAAATAGAGTATTGTAG